ACTGAGCTGATAGTTGATGCTGTGAAGCATCCTGGTTTTGCTTTGGTAGAGCTTATGCAACCATGTGTGGTTTTTAATCCAAAATGGGGCTGGGATTTCTTCAGAGAACGGGTATACAAGCTTGAGGATGACTATGATAACAAGAGCAAAACAGCCGCGCTTGAGAAATCATTCGAGTTCGGAGACCGTATTCCCACTGGAGTGTTCTACAAGCAAGAAAAAACCCATTTCGTTCAGGAATTACAGCTTCCTGAAGGACGCCTAAGAGACCATACCAACGACCGTGAAGAAATTCAAAACATAATTGACGAAATGCTAGTCTAATCTAAGTATTGATGTGACCTGTCATGGTGAAGGAAACACGGACCGAAACTGATTCACTCGGCGAGGTTGAGGTTCCTGATGATGCATATTGGGGTAGCAACACCCAGCGAGCGATTCACAATTTCCAAATCAGCGACCGTCGTTTACCAGAGCGGTTTATCCGTTCTCTTGTCATAGTCAAGAAGGCTTGTCTCCTAGCGAATTATAATCTGGAACAAATAGACGAAGAGCGGTTTCAAGCCCTGCTAAAAGCGATTGATGATGTCTTGGATGGGCATCTGAGAGACCAGTTTCCCATTGATGTTTTTCAAACTGGATCCGGCACACAGACCAACATGAATGTGAACGAAGTGTTGGCCAACAGAGCCAATGAGATTCTCGGTCACCCTCTTGGAAACAAAGCACCAGTTCATCCGAATGACCACGTCAATATGGGCCAGTCTTCGAATGACACGATTCCTACAGCAATGCATCTTGCAGTAATTGCTGACATACATGATAATCTTGAACCTTCTTTGGATTTCGCGATAACGACTCTGGAAAGGAAAATCCAACAGTTTGAAGGTATCGTGAAGGTTGGCCGGACGCACCTCCAAGATGCTGTTCCAATTCCACTCTCTCTTGAATTCTCCGTCTACCGCGACAAGATGAAATCGACAAGAGCGGAAATCATGTCTGCATCGGATAATCTTCTTTCAGTCCCCATTGGAGGAACCGTTCTCGGTACCGGTATCAATTCCTCGAAGATATTCTCAAAGAAGGCAGCCAGGCATCTTCAAGATCTCACGGGTTTCGAATTCAAAGAAGATGACAACAAAGCTAGCGACATTGCTTCTCATACAAAGGTTGTATCATTGAGTGGCTCTTTGCGAACATTGGCTCTGGTTTGTCTGAAAATGGCCAATGACATCAGATGGATGGGAACAGGTCCAAGGGCGGGCCTTGGAGAACTCCAGCTCCCAAGAAATGAGCCTGGTAGCTCGATAATGCCCGGAAAAATCAACCCTACCCAGTCAGAAGCATTGATTCAGGTATGTGGTCAAGTACTAGGAAACGACCATGCTATCAGCTTTGGAGAAGCCTTTGGTAGCGTTCTGGATCTCAATGTTGCCAAGCCGCTTATTATTCACAACGTTCTAGATTCAATACAGCTTCTGTCAAACGGCATTCGCTCATTTGCCAAGAATTGCCTTGCTGACCTGAAAGCCGATGAAAAACGAATCGAGGAGCTTCTTGATCGTAGCTTGATGGTTGTTACACGTCTATCGCCTTTCATTGGATATGATCGAGCAGCTGAAATCGCCAAAACAGCACTCAGCAGGGGATTGACAATCCGTGAAACACTCGAAGAAATGGATTTAGAAATCAATGGAAATCTTGATGAAATCCTTGATTTCAAGGAAATGGTGTAGCTCTATCGGTTGCAAAGCTCCTATAAGCGAGTTATGGATATGCTAGACGCAACGGGATGGAGAGGAATGGTCAAAGAACACGATATTCTTATTATTGGTGCAGGTCTATCAGGGCTGAGAAGTGCAATAGAACTTGTAGATGACTATGACGTTGCGGTCCTAAGTAAAGTACATCCGCTCAGATCTCACTCGGTTGCTGCTCAGGGTGGAATCAATGCAGCTATACGAGAAGAAGATTCTTGGCGCGACCACGCCTATGATACCATCAAAGGCTCCGATTTTCTGGCTGACCACGATACAGTCGAGCTTCTGACAAAAGAAGCTCCAAGAGCCGTTATAGAGAATGAGCAATGGGGAACAGTTTTTTCGCGAACCGAAGACGGGAGATTAGCCCAACGACCATTCGGGGGGCAGCGCTATCCCCGAACATGTTATGCTGCTGATCGAACTGGTCATAATCTCCTTCACACGACCTTCGAACAAGCTCTTCGCAAAGGGGTCAAAATCTACGACGAGTGGTTCGTAACTTCAATTGTGACTGAACGAGACCGTGCAATTGGACTAACAGCACTCCAATTGGCTAGCGGCAAAGTAGAGGGATTCGCGGCAAGAGCCCTTGTTGTTGCGACTGGTGGGTATGGCCGAGTTTACAAAAAAAGCACAAACTCGATAATAAATACCGGAGATGGCATAGCACTGGCATTGCGAGCCGGGGCATCACTGAAAGATATGGAATTTGTGCAGTTCCATCCTACAACTCTTGCAGGCACCTCGGAATCTCGTTACAGCTCTAACATACTTATCACGGAAGGAGCTCGTGGTGAGGGCGCTTATCTGATTAATTCTAAGGGAAAACGATTCATGCACAAATATGCTCCAGAACAGAAGGAACTTGCTGAGCGAGACGTTGTTTCCAGAGGGATCCTAACAGAAATCAAGGAAGGTCGCGGTCTAGAAGGGGGCTTTCTCCATCTTGATTTGACACATCTCGGTGCAGAAAAGATCAAAGAGCGGCTTCCGGGTATCAGAGAAATCGCCATGACGTTTGCCGGGATAGACCCCATTGAAGAGCCTATTCCAGTAGAGCCCGCCCATCACTATTCCATGGGTGGAATAGACTGTGATCGCTTTGGACGTAGTCCACTTGAAGGCCTATACGCTGTGGGCGAGTGTTCATGTATGAGTGTTCATGGTGCGAATAGATTAGGAGGAAACTCACTTCTCGAAACACTCGTTTTTGGGAGAATTGTGGGTGAGACCATCGCCGAGGATTTTGATGGCTTGGATGATACGAAAGAGGATGCAGTGGATGACGCCGCATTTGAAATGCGACAGAAGCTTCAGCGATTGATGTTGGGAGAGCGTGGAGAACCACCAGCTGAAATCCGGGACGAACTGAACGAGACGATGGATGAGAAAGTGGGAGTCTTTCGAAACGGCGATGATCTTGAGAAGGCTTTGTCGCGGATTAAGGAACTAAAATCGAGATTCAATGAAATAGCTCTAGGCGATATGGACGAGCGATTCAACTACACACTGATACGCACCCTTGAACTAGAGAATTTGATTGACGTTGCTGAGGCTATTACAAAAGGTGCTCTTATGAGGAAAGAGAGTCGAGGAGCTCACTATCGAGAAGACTTTCCTGAGCGCGATGACGAAGAGTATCTTCAGCACTCTATAATTCTGCGTACTGATGAGGGGTTAGAAGTTGATTATCGCGATGTGACATTGGGGCTATTCGAGGTGGAGGACTAGAATCATGCTATTCAGAATTGCTAGAAGCAGAGAAGGCGGCGAAATCACCCACTATGATGTGTACAAAGTTGAAGTATCTGAAGGAATGACTGTCTTGGATGCGCTATTCCAGATTCAAGATCGAATGGATCCATCGCTCGCGTTTCGATACGGTTGTAGAGGTGCAGTGTGCGGAAGCTGTGGAATGCTCGTAAACAAAATGCCTGTCTTGGCTTGTGGAACCCAAGTTAAGGAGATTCGTGATTTGAGTATGAATCTACACGACTTCCCGCCGCTAACTGATATACCAGCAGGTTGGGACCCCGAAAGGTCAGTTCTGATTGAACCTCTTCCAAATTTTCCTATTCTCAAGGATCTGGTCGTAGACTTGTCCAAATTTTATGATGCGCTTGAGGAGCTAAAATTGTGGGCTGAACCCCAACCCGGAAATGAAGCGCGTAGCCAGTTTCCCGAAGATCGGAAACGTATCGAAAGATATGTTCACTGCATAATGTGTGCTATTTGCTTTGGAGCGTGCCCGGTTAATCATGAAAAGGAGGAATATGTAGGCCCAGCAGCCCTTGCAAAAGCTTGGCGGTTCTATGATGACGCCCGATTGACTCAGCGTAGGCGATACTTGGAAGCTGCAAAGCAAGAACATGGGGCCCCCCTTTGTGAACTGATTATGAACTGTGTGAGAGCGTGTCCGAAAGGGGTTGCACCTGGTGGTGCGATTCGCAAAATAAAGAGCGAAAGTATTGAGTGAAATCTAAGCGGTATCAGGCCCCTGAATCTTCTCAAGATTCCTTGACAGAAACATATCGAGCAGGCTTTGGACCGTCTTTCCACCCGGTGGAGCTCGGAATAGCTTTACCGCTTTGGCGGTGAGCAATTCATATGGCCCTTTTCCAACCTCTCCACAGATCATGGTATCCACTTCTTCTGATTCAAGAGCCTCAACTGCTTTGATGCCTTTCCTTCTCTCCAGTTCGTGTCCTGGGTTCTTGACAAACCTGGTGCTTTCGATTTCATCTTCTCGAACTAGTGCGATTGCAAAGTATGGGGCTTTTGCAAAATGTGGAGATACTCTTGAATCTAGACCTTTGCGTTGAGAGACTGGAATTCCAATGCGATGGACTGCTTCTTCTGTTGGGTCAATATGGATGGTAACATTTTCTAGGCTCTCAGTGTTTTCCATGATTCTTGCTTCTGCTTGATCTGCTAGTGCATGAGCTTGTTTTATATTGAGATTCCTGTTGACGGTAATATGGAGTTCGCCGAAGTATACTGGACCCGTCCTGCGGAGACGCGCATCGTGAGCATCCGTGATACCCTCAACGTCGGTTGCAAGCTCGCGCATTTTGGAAACCATTTCCGGATTGAGACACGCATCCATAAGATACAGGACAGCATCTCCTGCTTGCTCGAGCCCCTCTTTTACTACGATGAGTCCTACCAAGATGGCGACGAGTATCTCTGCAATTGGATATCCTATTCCTGAAAGAAAAATACCTGCGAATACTATGGACCCCGCAGCTACATCTGCGAGTGAATGTTTCGCATCTGCCAACAGGCCCCTACTGTCAATCTGCGAACCAACCCGCTTCTTGTATCTGAAAAGTGCGTAATACAGTATCATTGAAACAGCTGCTGCTGCCAAGGGAGGGATCGCAAGAGGAACTGAAACCGGCGCGAAAATGCTTTTTGCTGCCTGCCATAATATCTCTGCTCCCGAGAAGGTAATGAGGGCAGAAACGACAAGGGATGCCAGAGTCTCTGCCCGGTAGTATCCATATGGGAATCTTTCAGTAGGCTTCTTTTGAGATAGTTTCAAACCTGACCAAACAAGACCTGATGCCAGAATATCTGAGAATGAATTCACTGCGTCTGCGAGCAATGCGATACTACCGTAGAGAAAACCGATAATTCCTTTCATAATCGCGAGGAATGCAACTACAACAAGAGAAACAAGTGCAACCTTCTGTCCCTTAGCGAATCTTTCTCCCGGATCGGATTCCTCACCTTGGTTAACATTGCTCATCAAAGCAACCCTGTTCTAGTCTGACAAAAGGTACGCATAACTGTTTGGTAATCCGAGGTTCTGTAGAATAATACACGAATTAAGAGGCGAACCGGCCCGGTCACATGATTCATGCACTACGATGTCTCATACAACGCGGCCAAAGCTCGCCGCTATCACTTTCTCCTTGATGAGCTTATGAGCCTTTGCAATACCATTCCCGATACGAGATCCCAGCATGGACGTCCTGTTGAGTTTCCCCTTCCCACTCTCTTTGTCCTCCTCGGGCTCAAGTTTGACACTGGTCTTGGATATCGTGACTTCATTGCCACTCTCACCTTCAACACACTCCTGCTCCAGCGACTTGGACTTGAGCGAGTCCCTCACTTCTCCCTCCTCCAGAAGGCAGTGAGGCGGTTGGACACCCAGCTTCTCCATCAGATGTACCAGCTCCTTGCCAACAAGCGTTCTCCTCCAAAGACGATTGCTGTAGATTCTTCTGGGTTCTCTCACTCGTCCGGTGGCGAGTGGATGACCTTCCGGTTCAAGAGAACACGGAAACGCCGTTTCCATGCCCTTCACAACGCCGTTGACACCGACACCCTGATGATCACCGCAGCTAGAGTGAGTGCACGACCAGGTGGTGATGCCAAACACCTGGCCTCTCTTGTGAGGAGGGTGGATTGCAGAAGACTTGAGACTGTCTACGGGGACAAGGCCTACATCTCACGACAGAACGTCCAGTTCATCCATGACCTTGGTGCATACCCAGCTATTGAACCAAAGAAGAGGTTGCGAGCTCGATCCCGAGGACATCGAGGATACAAGGAGTTGATCAGTGAATATCGCTCTGATCCTGATGAGTGGAAGCGGGTTCATGAGTATGGAACGAGGAGCCTGGCGGAGACTGTGTTTGGGATGATGAGGGTGAGGTTCACGGAGCGTCTGGGGTCACGAGGATTCAGAGAACAACGTCGCGAGTTGTTGATCAAGGTGGTCCTTCACAATATCGAGCGACTCAACTTCTTGGAGTGTGCCGGGAGGTGACTTTTTCTACAGAGCCGAGAATCTGGATATCTTTATACTTGGGCGTAGGATTTTGTCTAGTTCAAGTTCTTCATTCCTATTACGTTTCAGATCGCTATGGAGAGCTTCGTTCGATACTATTGGGAGGAGGTCAGGATCCTCTGTTCGGCTATATTGGAGGGGTTCTTCTCGGAGTCTCAATGATTCCCCTCTCTTATTTTCTGCTGTTTTCCTCCACAAATCTTGAATCGGTCTTTTTTCTTCCATTAATTTGTGGAGTATTGATTATTATAGGTACTGAACTCTTCTTAGCCCAGAGTTATTCCACGGCTCTCCTTCAACTACTCATTCTCTTTGTCTCAATTCTTCTTCGTCTTTTGTCTCCTCAGGTTCTAGAAGAAGTCCTGAAAATCTTCGCTCCCAATTTGAGTAGAGATATAGTACTTCAAATTTCTTTAACTTTCTTGTCACTTATCGTTGCTGTTGGAGTGGGATTCGCCTCCATTTTATCCTCTCTTACCAGTATTTTTATACAGATAAAAACTCTTTACAGTAAATCATTGCTCATCTATTTATCCTTTACAGCCCTGTATATCAGCATAGGGTTGTTTCTCGGTATTTTTGAATTACTTCTAACAAGCAGCAGACTATTGTAGTGTGGATGAAACATGGAATTTCAGCGTATTTATTGCTGTCCAATCTCAGATGTGTTCCAGACTGCACAAGTAATTTCCATAGCTCACCGCTACTACTGTCTGAGGCGAGCGGACGGAAAATGTAGCTCGTGCGGTACCTAAAGTTGCCAAGATTTGAGAGGGAACCTCACAAAAGCAGTACCTCCATCCTCAACATATTTCATTTAGTTTTGTCTCGGGGGGGGAGGTAGTGTTCTCGTACCCGTGAACCGTTTTTGTTGCATTTGTTTTCAATCTAGGTTATTTCCTTATTACGAATATATTGAGATATGAAAGAGCCCTCAACCTAGAACCTTTGCCCCAGCTTTGCAAGCATCACATTGTCCTTGCTGAGGATAACCTGGACTAGGTCTATGGTTGTGCTTTTTACCTTTTTCAATACAATAGTTAGAAGAAAGAAACTATGCTTATAATGTAATCACATAGATTTGAGTTAAAGTACCAAGCCCAATTTTACCTCCGCAGTGTTCTTTGACCTCGTGCTGTCTACCTTCTCAATTCTAGTAGGCATATGGGATTCGGAATTGGACTAGAACACATATGAAAAACGTTCTCTGAAAGTAACATTCGATATTCTCACAAAATTCTAAACAAGAACAGGCTCCAAAAAAGAAAGACTTCAAAGTTGCCGATCAGCAACCTTGAAGAGAATATAGAATACTAGACAAGGTACCCCCAAGATATCTCGTCGACTGTCAGTTTAACTGGATTACTATCGGAATAGTAGCTATGTGCCATGACTGCTCCCCCGTTAACTACTTTGACGCGAAGTTCAACACAGAATCTGTATGTCTTTCCATCGTCAAGATCTTGACCGAAACCTTGGTCGGACTCCTCACTATAGGTACCCCTTTCCGTTACCCAGGAGGTCCCATATGATTTACATTCATCATACCATATCTGAAAACCCCATACCCAGCCACCCGAGCTGTCACGAACCGAATACCATACTTCTACTCGAATACAACCCCACCATTTAGCCTTCAATTCGTATTCAATGTCCCAATCAGCAGTGATTTTCCAATTGTTGCTGATTTCCTCTGTCATTGTCGCAACACCCGCGACATATGCCTTATCTGTCGTATAGTGCATTCACCATCGGTCAAATCAACACCAGATTCTGCGAAATGGCCTCCGAGTGTTTCGCCTGCCGCAAATGCAGGGGTATCACTGCCACCGAAAGATGCAGCAACTGGTGCAACAAGAAATGAAATCGCAATTACTGCAACCATTAGAGGTAACAAAATTCTTACGTTTCTTCTTTTCGCTAACATTCTGAAATTCTCCAAGGCAAAATGGGCAATTCCTCATAATCCTGTTTACACAACTACCCCTTTACCACACCTAAAATACGCCCTATTCTACCATTAAGTATATCGATTTTGTTTGATTTGAATAGATACTGTCTAAGTCTGCCCCTCTTGAACCAACAAAGAGTTCACTCTGGATTCAGATACACCTCAATCCTCGCAGAAACAACATATGATGCGTTTTCATTTGAATCGTCAGTTATCCTAACCCCCCAGAGATAGGTACCTGCTCCATCCAGTTGACAATGGACGCCAGTTCCTGTGGATGGACGCTCTGGGGTGATGCCCCATGTCATGGAGGTCATGACATCCTCTTTTTCTGAGTTGTTCAAGGCTGCAAAGTCTGAGAGACTGTACATGAGAAATCCGTATCTTATTCGGAGCCCTTCTCCCCCGTCATATTCTCCCCAATCAAGTATGGTAACCTTGAGTGTCCACCCTTCTGCTTCAGATATCTGTGTCGCCGAAACTTCAACGGTGTTATACGTCCAAGAACCAAGAGTGATAGCCTCCCCGGTTTCTGGACTCTGATAGAGATACATGCTTTCCGGGATTCCAGGTGGGTTGTTAACGAAGAGATTGAAGGATGCAGTGGATACAAATAGCAGAATGACGGCTATAGATGCTATTTTCTGCCGTTTTTCAATGGAAGGGACTGTTTCCACTGTTGGTGTTTGGGTGAATTCTGTTTTTCCTCTCGAGGTCGTGTCCTCATGAACCCATCGTTCCATGGAGTTTCTAAGCAGGATAACCGAGAGTGCTATACCTCCTATGGATACAACGGACCATGTGAGCAATGGTCCGAGAAGATTGATAGGTTGCACAATCACTCCCAGGTAATTCTCCATTACTGACTCGTTGGCGAACTCATATCCAGTTAAAAAAATGGCCAAGAACCTAAAAAGATGATATGGTGCATATAATGACGCCACACCAGTAGCTGAAAGAGCTGAGTAGCCATGATAAAACGAGAAATAGACAAAGATTCCAGTAGTCACACAGATCGTGTAAAAAGGGGAATCAACAGCAATGGCAATGAAAAATGTGAATGCATTAAGGATGAGTGAAATCCCCATACAGGCAAGAATTATACCTGGAAGATGTGCTGGATTTGCAGATGCAGATGAGAATCCCCAAATGCATACTGCAGCCATGAAAAGGAACGTTAGGGTGTTCGCGATGATATATCTCGTTACATAGCATCGAATACGATGATGCAATGATGCATCCTTTTGGGCCATGGAATTATGGGCTTTCTTTGTGTTCCATGATATGACAGAAGCAATCATAAATGGAACTCCAAATGTCAAGATATTGCCTGTAAGGTTTACTGCGTAAAGAGTTGACACGAATTCCCCCACCTCGCTCGGTTCCGCAAGTGGTTGGAAGAAGAGTACCAGAACCCCAGAGACTCCTACTAGTACTATCACATGGATTGGGTTGATCCAACGGATCTTCTCCATGATTTGGTTTACGTTGCTCACG
The sequence above is a segment of the Candidatus Lokiarchaeota archaeon genome. Coding sequences within it:
- a CDS encoding class II fumarate hydratase, which gives rise to MVKETRTETDSLGEVEVPDDAYWGSNTQRAIHNFQISDRRLPERFIRSLVIVKKACLLANYNLEQIDEERFQALLKAIDDVLDGHLRDQFPIDVFQTGSGTQTNMNVNEVLANRANEILGHPLGNKAPVHPNDHVNMGQSSNDTIPTAMHLAVIADIHDNLEPSLDFAITTLERKIQQFEGIVKVGRTHLQDAVPIPLSLEFSVYRDKMKSTRAEIMSASDNLLSVPIGGTVLGTGINSSKIFSKKAARHLQDLTGFEFKEDDNKASDIASHTKVVSLSGSLRTLALVCLKMANDIRWMGTGPRAGLGELQLPRNEPGSSIMPGKINPTQSEALIQVCGQVLGNDHAISFGEAFGSVLDLNVAKPLIIHNVLDSIQLLSNGIRSFAKNCLADLKADEKRIEELLDRSLMVVTRLSPFIGYDRAAEIAKTALSRGLTIRETLEEMDLEINGNLDEILDFKEMV
- a CDS encoding FAD-dependent oxidoreductase, producing the protein MVKEHDILIIGAGLSGLRSAIELVDDYDVAVLSKVHPLRSHSVAAQGGINAAIREEDSWRDHAYDTIKGSDFLADHDTVELLTKEAPRAVIENEQWGTVFSRTEDGRLAQRPFGGQRYPRTCYAADRTGHNLLHTTFEQALRKGVKIYDEWFVTSIVTERDRAIGLTALQLASGKVEGFAARALVVATGGYGRVYKKSTNSIINTGDGIALALRAGASLKDMEFVQFHPTTLAGTSESRYSSNILITEGARGEGAYLINSKGKRFMHKYAPEQKELAERDVVSRGILTEIKEGRGLEGGFLHLDLTHLGAEKIKERLPGIREIAMTFAGIDPIEEPIPVEPAHHYSMGGIDCDRFGRSPLEGLYAVGECSCMSVHGANRLGGNSLLETLVFGRIVGETIAEDFDGLDDTKEDAVDDAAFEMRQKLQRLMLGERGEPPAEIRDELNETMDEKVGVFRNGDDLEKALSRIKELKSRFNEIALGDMDERFNYTLIRTLELENLIDVAEAITKGALMRKESRGAHYREDFPERDDEEYLQHSIILRTDEGLEVDYRDVTLGLFEVED
- a CDS encoding 4Fe-4S dicluster domain-containing protein, with the protein product MLFRIARSREGGEITHYDVYKVEVSEGMTVLDALFQIQDRMDPSLAFRYGCRGAVCGSCGMLVNKMPVLACGTQVKEIRDLSMNLHDFPPLTDIPAGWDPERSVLIEPLPNFPILKDLVVDLSKFYDALEELKLWAEPQPGNEARSQFPEDRKRIERYVHCIMCAICFGACPVNHEKEEYVGPAALAKAWRFYDDARLTQRRRYLEAAKQEHGAPLCELIMNCVRACPKGVAPGGAIRKIKSESIE
- a CDS encoding cation diffusion facilitator family transporter, producing the protein MSNVNQGEESDPGERFAKGQKVALVSLVVVAFLAIMKGIIGFLYGSIALLADAVNSFSDILASGLVWSGLKLSQKKPTERFPYGYYRAETLASLVVSALITFSGAEILWQAAKSIFAPVSVPLAIPPLAAAAVSMILYYALFRYKKRVGSQIDSRGLLADAKHSLADVAAGSIVFAGIFLSGIGYPIAEILVAILVGLIVVKEGLEQAGDAVLYLMDACLNPEMVSKMRELATDVEGITDAHDARLRRTGPVYFGELHITVNRNLNIKQAHALADQAEARIMENTESLENVTIHIDPTEEAVHRIGIPVSQRKGLDSRVSPHFAKAPYFAIALVREDEIESTRFVKNPGHELERRKGIKAVEALESEEVDTMICGEVGKGPYELLTAKAVKLFRAPPGGKTVQSLLDMFLSRNLEKIQGPDTA
- a CDS encoding IS5 family transposase; this encodes MHYDVSYNAAKARRYHFLLDELMSLCNTIPDTRSQHGRPVEFPLPTLFVLLGLKFDTGLGYRDFIATLTFNTLLLQRLGLERVPHFSLLQKAVRRLDTQLLHQMYQLLANKRSPPKTIAVDSSGFSHSSGGEWMTFRFKRTRKRRFHALHNAVDTDTLMITAARVSARPGGDAKHLASLVRRVDCRRLETVYGDKAYISRQNVQFIHDLGAYPAIEPKKRLRARSRGHRGYKELISEYRSDPDEWKRVHEYGTRSLAETVFGMMRVRFTERLGSRGFREQRRELLIKVVLHNIERLNFLECAGR